The following is a genomic window from Chloroflexota bacterium.
GCGGGTCGTGCGCGCGGTGGATACGCTGACGGTCGTCTACCTGCTGGACATGTCGGATTCGGTGTCCGCTGCCGAGCGACAGCGGGCGGAGGCGTTCATCCGGGAGAGCATTCAGGCGATGCCGCCCGGCGGCCGCGCGGCCATCGTCGCCTTCGGGGAGAACGCGCTGGTGGAGCGCCTGGCGTCCGAGGAGAGGCGTCTGTCCTCCATCGCCTCGACCCCTATCGCGACGCGCACCAATCTGGCCGCGGCGATCCAACTGGGGCTGGCCCTCTTCCCCGAGGGCAGCCAGAAGCGCATGGTGATCCTGTCCGATGGGCTGGAGAACGTGGGGCGGGCGGCGGAGCAGGTCGATCTCGCCATCGCACGCGGCGTGGAGATCGCGTACGTGCCGTTGGGCTCACAGCGAGGGCAGGTGGAGGCGTATCTGGATCGTTTGGAAGCGCCCGCCCGGGTGCGGCAGGGCCAGCGTTTCGATGTGACGGCGGTGATCCAGAGCACGGTCGCGCAGCCGGCCGTGTTGCACCTCTTCGATGAGGGGACGCTGATCCGGTCGCAGGAGGTGCGCTTGCAGCCCGGGACCAATCGGGTGCGCATGTCCGTCACGGCCGAGAGGACGGGCTTCCATCGGCTGCGGGCGGAGCTGGTCCCCTCGCAGGATTCCTGGCCGCAGAACAACACGACCGCTGGTTTCACGTGGGTCCAGGGGCCGCCGCGATTGCTCCTGGTGGAGGGGAGGCCGGGCGAGGCGGAGCACCTGTCGGCGGCGCTTCAGGCTGCTCACATGGAGCCTGTGACGGTCTCGCCCGCGGAGATGCCGCAGAGTCTGGCCGCGCTCGCCGGATACGACGCCGTGTTCCTGGTCAATGTGCCCGCCGACGCGCTCCCCGACGGCGCCATGGCAGCGCTGCCGCGTTACGTTCGTGATCTGGGACGTGGCCTGGTGATGGTGGGCGGCGATTCCAGCTTCGGCGCCGGCGGCTATCTGCGCACGCCGATCGAGGAGGCGCTGCCGGTGGACATGGATGTGCGGGATCGGGAGCGGGAGCCGAACCTGGCGCTGGTGTTGGCCATCGACAAGTCGGGCAGCATGGGGCGTTGTCACTGCAACGATCCCAACGCGTTGCCCGGCCAGTATCAGCGGGTGGAGAGCGGCCTGCCCAAGGTGGACATCGCCAAGGAGGCGATCCTGCGCACGTATCGGGCGGTGGGACGGCTGGACTTCCTGGGGATCGTCGCCTTTGACGCCAACGCCCATTGGGTGCTCAAGCCCCAGCGATCGGTGAGCCTGGATGAGGTGCAGAGCGCGATCGCGGGCATTCAGGCGAGCGGGCAGACCAACATCTTCGCCGGCCTCAACGAGGCCGCCCGGGCGCTGTCGGACGTGGATGCCCGGGTGAAGCATATCATCCTCCTGACGGACGGGTGGTCCCGGGCGGGGGCATACGATGAGCTGGCAGCCCAGTTGCGCGAGGAGGGGATCACGCTGTCCGTGATCGCCGCCGGGCGTGGCTCGGCCTCCTATCTGCGCAGGCTCGCCGAGGCGGGAGGGGGCCGCTATTACCCGGCCCGCAGCATTCAGGAGATCCCACAAGTGTTCCTGAAGGAGGCCGTCCGGGCGGTGGGGCGCTATGTGATCGAGAAGCCCTTCTATCCGGTCCAGACGGCGGAGACGCCCATCCTGGCGGGGATCGCCGGGCAGGGCGTGCCGGGGCTGTATGGGTACAACGGCACGACCCCCAAGGCGGCGGCGCGTGTGCCCCTGGTCAGCGACGAAGGGCTCCCCATCCTGGCCTACTGGCAGTACGGGCTGGGCCGCAGCCTGGCCTGGACCTCGGATCTGACGGCCCATTGGGCGGCGGAGTGGGTGCGATGGGATGGGTTCGCCCGGTTCGTGGCCCAACTGGCGAGCTGGGTGCTGCCTGTCCCGGGCTCTGAGCGCCTGCAGGTCGAGGGGAGCGTGGAGGACGGCTCGATGGTGATCCGGGTGGACGCCGTGGATGACGGCGGGCGCCCGTGGGATTTCCTGGACGTGCAGGCGACGATCCTCGGCCCCGATCTGGAGCCGAGGCGGGTGACGCTGGCCCAGGAGGCACCGGGTCGCTATCGTGCCTCGGTGTCGGTGACGGGTCCGGGCGTTTACATGATTCAGATCGTGGCCTCCGAGTCGACGGAGGATGTCGGCGAGGCGCCGGTAGAACAGGCCACGATCGGCGTGGTGGTTCCCTACTCGCCTGAGTACAGACAGGGAGAGGCGATGGAGGGGGAGCGCCTGCTGGCCCGCCTGGCGCGGGCGACCGGGGGCGATCGGCTGGACACGCCGGAGATGGCGTGGGCGAAGACCTCCGTGCCCGCCCGGTCGTCGCGGCCGTTGGGGATGGCGTTGCTGTGGCTGGCCATCCTGTTGTTCCCGCTGGATGTGGCCGTGCGGCGGCTGCGTCTGAGCCTGGGCGAGGGGAGGCGGCTGGTGGCCCGGGCGCGGCTCTCGTGGCGCCGGCGGCGGACGGCTGAACAGGCGGCGGCTCGCGAGGCACATCCCCGACTGCGACAGCTCTTCGCCGCACGGGAGCGCGGCCGGGCGCGCAGCGCTCGCCGTCGGGTCGATGAGGAGGAGACGGATTGAGCCCTCTTCCCCCTTGGAGTGTGCGAATCTCGGAATTCTGGGTACAATAGCGGGAGTCGGATGCGCTTGAGTGGGTTCCCATCGGCGGGCGGCCTGTGGAGGGCCGGGAGGACGTCATGACCCGAAAGGCGAAGTTCATCATCAGCGATACCCATCTGGGGGCCGGGCTGTACGAGGCCGGGAACGTCCTGGAGGATTTCATCAGCGACGCCGATTTCACGCAATGGGTCCACGATCTCATCGCGGAGAGCGAGCGCGATGGCGTGGAGATGGAGTTGATCATCAACGGGGATTTCCTGGAGATGTTGCAGGTGCCGGCCGTGCCATCCTTCGATCCGCTGGCCAGCTACCCGCCGGAGGTGTACGCACCCAGTCATGAGGCGGCGTGTGTGCAGAAGATGCGCCACGTGGTCGACGGGCATCCGGCCGTGTTCGCCAGCATGGCCGATTTCCTCCAACTGGGACCCCCTCGTCGCTCCGTCACCATCATCAAGGGGAACCACGACCCTGACCTCTACTGGCCGGGGGTGCAGGATGTCATCCGCCAGGCTATAGGGGCCAGAGGGGACCTGGCCGATCTGCTCACCTTCCCCCCGGTGGCCCTCCAGCGGGAGGGATTGTACGTGGAGCATGGGAACCAATACACGGAGCGTATCAACCGATATCGGGACTTCGCCAAGCCGCTGGACCCGGAGCGGCCGGGGGAGCTGGAGCGGGTGCCCGGATCCCGTTTCGTGTACGAGTTCTTCAACTCCCTGGAGCGTGAGCGCCCCTGGATCGACGGCGTATCGCCGCTCACCGCGCTGATCTGGTATGCGTTGCAGTTCGATCCCGGGTTTGCCCTGCTCGCCCTGGCGACGCTGCTGCCGGCCGCGCCGGGGTTGATCGCCGGTGAGTTGGGATTCCGGGCGGCGACCCCGGAGATGACGGAGGCGGCGTCGTTGCTGAACGATCTGGCCACGCCCGAACAGCAGGCCGTCGTGTCCCGGCGACTGGCCGAGGATCCGGAGTTCCAGGCCGCCTTCTATCGCCGCGTGGAGGCCGCGCTGGAGACGACGGGTTTGGAGGAGCGCCCGCCGTCACGCGCCGCCCCCGATGGCGAGCTTGATCCGTTCCGGGTGGCGCAGGACATCCAGCGTCGTTATACGGATGCGTTGGTTGCGGAGGCGGAGCGGAAGGCGGCCGAGACCGGCGCACTGGTGGTCAGCTTTGGACATACCCATCGCCCGGTCGTGCGTCAGCTATCGAACGGGGGCGTGTACGTCAACAGCGGCACATGGGTGTGGCGCGGGGATTTCGCCGGGGCGGATCGGGAGGTGTGGCGCGATCTGTTCGAGAATCCCACGAAGTACAGCGAGTACCGGGAGCCGACCTATGTGCGCGTGGATTACGACGAGGAGGGGCGCCCTCGGGCCGGATTGCACCTTCTCAGCCGACCCACGCCGGAGCCCCGGCCGCCGGCGCAGGAGCGCATCGGGTGCCTGGAGGCGCTGAAACGATTGTTGACCGGGGGCTGAGGGGCGCACGAGCGTTTGCTTGCCACGCGCGACGGTGCTATAATGTGCCAGCCCCGCTGACGGTGACGTCACGAAACACCAGCTGTTCGGCCTCATCGGCCAGGGTGGCCGACGTAACCGACACACGAGATCACCCACAGGTTGAAGACGATGTCCCTTACCCTCGCACAGGTCCGACATATCGCTGAGCTTGCGAAGTTGGGTTTGACGCCGGAGGAGGAAGAGCGGTTTCGCGATCAGCTCTCCGCGATCCTGGATTACTTCGGCCGGTTGCAAGAGGTGGATACCTCGGCGATCCCGGCGACGGCGACCGTGCTGCCCGTGCGCAACGTGATGCGTGATGATGAGGTGCAGCCTTCGCTGAGCCGGGAGGACGCGCTGGCGAATGCCCCGGACGTGGCCGACGGCCAATTCCGGGTGCGGGCCGTGCTGGAGTAAGGCGACCTGTCGGGATCGGCCACGGGAAGCCGATCTTTCGCACATCGCTCCCTGGAGAGAGGAGTTCCTTGGATCTTTATGCTTTGACCGTTCACGAGGCGCAGGATCTGCTCCATCGCGGTGAGATCTCCGCCGTAGAGCTCACCGAGTCGGTGTTGGAGCGCATCTACGCGCTGGACAATGATATCAAGGCCTATCTGACGTTGACCCCGGAGGCGGCGCTGGAGCAGGCGGCGGAGGCGGATCGTCGTCTGGCCGCCGGGGAGCGCACGCCCCTGCTGGGCATCCCGCTGGCCATCAAGGACGTGCTCTGCCTGCAAGGGGTACCCACGACCTGCGGGTCCCGTATCCTGGAGGACTTCATTCCGCCGTATGATGCCACCGTGGTGAGCCGGCTGCGGGAGATGGGGGCCGTCTTCCTGGGCAAGACCAACACGGACGAGTTCGCCATGGGCTCCTCCACGGAGAACTCGGCCTTCTTCACCACGCATAACCCGTGGGATCTGGATCGGGTGCCTGGGGGATCCAGCGGCGGCAGCGCGGCGGCCGTCGCCGCCGATCTCTGCCTGGGGGCGTTGGGAACGGATACCGGGGGCAGTGTGCGTCAGCCGGCGGCGTTCTGCGGGGTGGCGGGCCTGAAGCCCAGCTACGGCCGGGTGTCTCGCTATGGCCTGGTCGCCTTCGCCTCCTCGTTGGATCAGGTGGGCACCCTGGGCAAGGACGTCCTGGACGCGGCGATCCTGCTCCAGGCCATCGCCGGACACGACCCGCGTGATTCCACGTCCATGGACCTGTCGGTGCCGGATTACCTGGCGGCCTTGCGGAGGGCGGACATGCGCGGCCTGCGCGTGGGCGTCCCTCGGGAGTACTTCATCGAGGGGATGCAGCCGGAGGTGGAGGCGGGCGTGCGCACGGCGATCGATCAGTTGGTGGACATGGGCGCCGAGGTGGTGGACATCTCCCTGCCGCACACGGAATACGCGCTGCCCGTCTACTATCTCATCGCCCCGGCGGAGGCATCGGCCAACCTGGCCCGTTACGATGGAGTCCGCTATGGGCTGTCGGTGCCCGCCGGGGATCTGTGGGAGACCTACCGGCAGACGCGAGGGCGGGGGTTTGGCCCCGAGGTCAAGCGGCGCATCATGTTGGGCACCTACGCCCTCTCCGCCGGTTACTACGATGCGTACTACCTCAAGGCCGGGCAGGTGCGCACGCTGCTGCGGCAGGACTTTGAGCGGGCCTTCCAGCAGGTGGATGTGATCGTCTGCCCCACCAGCCCGACTACCGCCTTTCGGATCGGGGAGCGAGCCGATGATCCGCTGGCGATGTATCTGAGCGACATCTTCACGCTGTCCGTGAACCTGGCGGGTGTGTGTGGCATCAGCATCCCGTGCGGCTTCGACGATCAGGGCCTGCCCATCGGCCTGCAGATCATCGGACCGGCCTTCGGGGAGGAACGTATCCTGTCGGTAGCCTACGCGTATCAGCAGGCCACCGAATGGCATAAGCGTCGGCCGCCCCTGCCGGTGGCCGCATGAAATCCATCGATTCCGAGGTTGGACCATGAAGGTCATCATCCCATTGGCGGGATTCGGCACGCGTCTTCGGCCCCACACGTATAGCAAGCCGAAGCCCTTGGTGCATGTGGCGGGCAAGCCGGTGTTGGGGCATATCCTGGATAAGCTGAGCGGACTCGATCTGGAAGAGGTGATCTTCATCGTCGGGTACCTGGGGGAACAGATCCAGGAGTATGTGGACGCTCACTATCATTTCCCTGCCCGCTACGTGGAGCAGAAGGAGCTTCTGGGACAGGCCCACGCCATCTGGCTGGCGCGGGAATACGTGCAGGGGGACGTGCTCATCATCTTCGTGGACACGATCTTTGAGACGGATCTCCTGGCGGCGCCTTCGACCGAGGCGGATGGCGTGCTCTATGTGAAGGAGGTGGAGGATCCCCGGCGGTTCGGCGTGGTCGTCGTGAAGGAGGGGCGCGTGGTGCGCCTGGTGGAGAAGCCGGCCACCGACGAGCACCGGCTGGCGGTGATCGGCGTCTACTACATCAAGGACAGCCAGTGGCTGATGCGGGCCATCGACGAGCTGATGGAGCGGGACATTCAGACCAAGGGGGAGTACTACCTGGCCGATGCGCTGCAATTGATGATCGATCAGGGGGCATATTTCATCCCCAAGGAGGTCGAGGTCTGGGAGGATTGCGGCAAGCCGGAGACGGTACTGCATACGAACCGATACCTCCTGTCCAAGCTCCAGGATAACGGGCAGAAGGCGCATCTGGTGAACACGACGGTGATCCCGCCCGTGTACATCGCGCCGACGGCCACGGTGGAGAACTCCATCATCGGCCCTTATGCGACCATCGCCGACCACGCGACGGTGCGCAATTCGCTGATCCGGGACTCGATCATTGACGAGGGCGCGCAGATCTGCG
Proteins encoded in this region:
- a CDS encoding VWA domain-containing protein → MSLSFTHPLVLGILILVVPVILVPVLARGRRWREVSPRVWGSIALRLSIALALVLSLAGLRVVRAVDTLTVVYLLDMSDSVSAAERQRAEAFIRESIQAMPPGGRAAIVAFGENALVERLASEERRLSSIASTPIATRTNLAAAIQLGLALFPEGSQKRMVILSDGLENVGRAAEQVDLAIARGVEIAYVPLGSQRGQVEAYLDRLEAPARVRQGQRFDVTAVIQSTVAQPAVLHLFDEGTLIRSQEVRLQPGTNRVRMSVTAERTGFHRLRAELVPSQDSWPQNNTTAGFTWVQGPPRLLLVEGRPGEAEHLSAALQAAHMEPVTVSPAEMPQSLAALAGYDAVFLVNVPADALPDGAMAALPRYVRDLGRGLVMVGGDSSFGAGGYLRTPIEEALPVDMDVRDREREPNLALVLAIDKSGSMGRCHCNDPNALPGQYQRVESGLPKVDIAKEAILRTYRAVGRLDFLGIVAFDANAHWVLKPQRSVSLDEVQSAIAGIQASGQTNIFAGLNEAARALSDVDARVKHIILLTDGWSRAGAYDELAAQLREEGITLSVIAAGRGSASYLRRLAEAGGGRYYPARSIQEIPQVFLKEAVRAVGRYVIEKPFYPVQTAETPILAGIAGQGVPGLYGYNGTTPKAAARVPLVSDEGLPILAYWQYGLGRSLAWTSDLTAHWAAEWVRWDGFARFVAQLASWVLPVPGSERLQVEGSVEDGSMVIRVDAVDDGGRPWDFLDVQATILGPDLEPRRVTLAQEAPGRYRASVSVTGPGVYMIQIVASESTEDVGEAPVEQATIGVVVPYSPEYRQGEAMEGERLLARLARATGGDRLDTPEMAWAKTSVPARSSRPLGMALLWLAILLFPLDVAVRRLRLSLGEGRRLVARARLSWRRRRTAEQAAAREAHPRLRQLFAARERGRARSARRRVDEEETD
- the gatC gene encoding Asp-tRNA(Asn)/Glu-tRNA(Gln) amidotransferase subunit GatC, which gives rise to MSLTLAQVRHIAELAKLGLTPEEEERFRDQLSAILDYFGRLQEVDTSAIPATATVLPVRNVMRDDEVQPSLSREDALANAPDVADGQFRVRAVLE
- the gatA gene encoding Asp-tRNA(Asn)/Glu-tRNA(Gln) amidotransferase subunit GatA, whose amino-acid sequence is MDLYALTVHEAQDLLHRGEISAVELTESVLERIYALDNDIKAYLTLTPEAALEQAAEADRRLAAGERTPLLGIPLAIKDVLCLQGVPTTCGSRILEDFIPPYDATVVSRLREMGAVFLGKTNTDEFAMGSSTENSAFFTTHNPWDLDRVPGGSSGGSAAAVAADLCLGALGTDTGGSVRQPAAFCGVAGLKPSYGRVSRYGLVAFASSLDQVGTLGKDVLDAAILLQAIAGHDPRDSTSMDLSVPDYLAALRRADMRGLRVGVPREYFIEGMQPEVEAGVRTAIDQLVDMGAEVVDISLPHTEYALPVYYLIAPAEASANLARYDGVRYGLSVPAGDLWETYRQTRGRGFGPEVKRRIMLGTYALSAGYYDAYYLKAGQVRTLLRQDFERAFQQVDVIVCPTSPTTAFRIGERADDPLAMYLSDIFTLSVNLAGVCGISIPCGFDDQGLPIGLQIIGPAFGEERILSVAYAYQQATEWHKRRPPLPVAA
- a CDS encoding NTP transferase domain-containing protein yields the protein MKVIIPLAGFGTRLRPHTYSKPKPLVHVAGKPVLGHILDKLSGLDLEEVIFIVGYLGEQIQEYVDAHYHFPARYVEQKELLGQAHAIWLAREYVQGDVLIIFVDTIFETDLLAAPSTEADGVLYVKEVEDPRRFGVVVVKEGRVVRLVEKPATDEHRLAVIGVYYIKDSQWLMRAIDELMERDIQTKGEYYLADALQLMIDQGAYFIPKEVEVWEDCGKPETVLHTNRYLLSKLQDNGQKAHLVNTTVIPPVYIAPTATVENSIIGPYATIADHATVRNSLIRDSIIDEGAQICDTMLDQSLIGKNALVRGRYHRLNVGDSSQVDFSDVD